The nucleotide window ataataataataataataataataataataataataataataataataataataataaaaattaaatacagtaatgcatcacgtgcgtctcacatgcgggtcaacggttaaagatagcggtcaaaggacacaatccgttataaggtagtgttttgcaaacaattgtactatataagatagttttttgcaaaaatttttatttaaggtagttttttgcaaaatggggtatatactagatagttttttaacattttgcctatatatatatatatatatgtatatatatatatatatatatatatatatatgtatatatatatatttatgtatatatatatatatatatgtatatatatatatttatgtatatatatatatatatatatatatatatatatatatatatatatatatatatatatatatatatatatatatatatatatatatatatatatatatatatatatattcacggTGTACCTAATACAAGTTCTATATGATGCCAATATCATGCCCCAGTGTGCTCCTCCACAATATGTAATACCCACAGTCATGGAATAATTTTGAGTAGTTCATGGCTTCATGCAAGATGCATGCGTTGAAGATGAGAATTAAGTACTTCAATAGTTCTATGTCTCAATAacaagtataattttttttagtttgttttaatGAAATTGCGTATTTCCATGTTTGTATATAACgcaattatttttactttatatattttctcttattttgaaataccttactatttaaatttaatatacgatggataattttttaatttagcgccaaaaactcataatactaCTATTTGACTAGGATAGAGGAATAAATTGAAGTATATATTctaaacaattattattattattattattattattattatcatcgcaatataataaaatattatctagataatattaatttatatttttgaattatatgATACTTACAGTTGATTGTGATATAATGATACTGTGTAAAGTGCAGTAATAATCATAATGGCTGAGCAAAAAGCAGCTTTTAAGATGGTATTCCTCATTCCCTATAATTCATTCCTATCTGAGAATATCAAAACGAAACCTTTGAATTGGCCATCCTTCAACATCCCATGCACATTTCGTGACATTGACCACCATTTTGAAAACCACTGACATGCTCATTCATTCCTCATCCCTTCCTTCTTATGAAATGACAAACCCCAACTCCTGTGGGTCCCACTTTTCACATCtttcttttttcaatttcttttcgataatttttttttatattttatttgactCTTTAAATTTACATCAGTTTAAAGATCATCTTAAAAGTATATtaatattacaaatttaaagcgatagaaataattttaattctgttttattatttttcttttttctaatttttttttattcttatccaactctttttttctcatttacccatcattcaatttaatttcaCATACACTGTATTAACACCTCTCTACGACCTACTCTTTCAATCAAGTCGCCTATTATTTGGACAACTTGGTTGGAGAAAACAGAGATAATGAATTTAGAATCAGAATGATAACAAATATTGGCTTTGTTGCTAGTGGCGTAATTTAATTTGACGAGCGAGAAATACTGATTAGAGTTatgagaaaagaaagagaaaatggaatgaagaagaggaaaaaGTCAAAATATATGAAAGAAAGATGGAATGAAAAGACggataacaaaacaaaatcgaTTTTAAATAAGATCAAAAAGTAAAACTAAATAGAATACATTGAACtgataaatcataatcataaataaaaacaacttagaaattttgatgttaAAGTATACTAGCTTGTATGTTCCTTTTGTCATGCTACTACTTTTCTTTGCAATAATAGAGATAGAAGTAGTAAACAAACAAGAGTACTTCTTTTGGTAAATTACTTCTTCAATTTGATTCACATTTCATTGTCCCCTTTCTATGAACAAAGTACAACCAAGTGAGGGGTGATGTAGCAATTCTAATCACTACTAAAATATACTACTAGTAATaattaacattaacaataatttaaaacaagCAAATTAAACTTAATAATCCTAGCtagttataatattaataataatcatcaattAGCAACACTTTGACCAAGTCCATGCAATTGGGGCTTAATATCTTCTCCATCACCATAACCACAAGTAGGGTTAATCATAACTTCTTGAATAGATCCAAATCCTAACTCCGCCAAAAATGGATCATCCTCCAAACTTGATTCATTAACAATTAACGAAGAATCAGAGACACTAGAAACTTTTTCAGGTGGTCCTATATTCTCTGGGCCTGTGAAAGAAGAAGTCAATTGGTAAAACGGGTTTCGAGAATAATTTATGCTATGACTCGAGTCATAATTAGCATTATATGAATGATCCAAGGTGGTAAAATTAGGCAACAATGAAGTACTAGAAGTAGGTGTACTACATTGAGCTAGCAAATTTGAAAAGCTAGGAAAATTAGGAACATAGATTTGGTtatgatgatcatgatcatgatcatgattaAAGTTATGATTAGTGCCATTATTGTCAACATAACTAGGTGAAATTGAAGGAGTAGGAATTGAAGATTGAGGATTAACATTGAAAATGGATGAATTATTATGATTAAATATATTGGTGTAATTGAAAGGGACTTCAATTTTTGGGATTATAGAAGGATTAAATTTGTTaacattgttattattgttgttgcttCCACCAAAAAGCTTCTTCTTCAGCTTAGTATTCCAATGATTCTTCACATCATTATCTGTCCTTCCTGGTAGATTGGCAGCTATCACTGACCACCTACTCATAATCacataattaacaataattaatttttatctaaattacaattgaaaattaaaaaaatttagtggATGTGCAAAATATGTTAGACCGTACataatctaaaaaataaatggTCTTGAATAAATGAGATAATATTACGATGAAACCATCTCTATTGGACGAGTtgtaaagtgatcacttataaccttaaagtgatcacttacagttTTAAATTGACCACTTTTTATAGCCTTTAAGTTATTACTTACAATTTAAAggtgatcaattagagaaaatagGCTAACTATACAGACTCGTCTCATATTGAAatagtctcatacaaaacttatCGTAAAACATTGGGTAAAAGGTTTTGATATAATTCAACAGGGGATTCAAACATAAAAATTGCACAACACACGATTGTAATTATTTGCCATTTTTCACTCCAtctgtattaaaaaaaaataatcttttaaaaaaaaaacatccatAAACAGACAGAAAATTTGATCAACCAAGATTTTCTTgtcataaattattaaattaattaatcccTTAAATTGTGAATAGCCATGAAAACAACTTAAGGGTCATTCTTAAATCTTAATTAATATCttaatacaataaaataaaccataaaaaaagttttaaaaagttCAACTTGATTGTACTatcattaaaaattgaaaaataattgtattagtaaaCTCAAAgtaaacaattattattaattaataaaaagaagagaaaatgaaCTTGCCTACTACCCATTTTGTAATAGAGTGAGATGATGATGTTATCTTCTTCCTCGGAAAAAGCTCCATGTTTTATGTCTGGCCTTAGATAATTAAGCCACCTTAATCTGCAACTCTTCCCACACCTCTTTAAACCTttaattcaatgaaaataatttatcaaatatttgtataaaataataaataaagaacaaCTAAACAATATAGTACGAGCAAATTCCACCACGATCATGCAATTTTAAGCGttgatttttctattttgtaaaCAAAGCCTTTGttttatcatcaaaattaaaaactaataatatacaaataaattattcaaaatagcaaataaatgaaaaaaattatatttgacatATGTTTAAAGTAAATGTTAATACCCTTATATTAAaggcaaaaaaaataattctattgAGCGTattcttacaaaaatttttaaataaaacaatcTTATGGTGAGATTATCTCTATTGAGCTAATTTATATACAGTTAATTTataaagtaattacttataattttaaagtgatcattttaaataaatcaaCTAATTATATAAGTCACTTTCATGATAAGATAGTTTCATACAAGACAAGACGTTATAACTATAGTGATTGTTTTACACTTATTATTTCATTGATTAGATTATAGATTAGTTCAATCTAATCTAGATGATgatcaaaataaagaaaactaacaaattaaaattaaaaatgaagatGTAAGTGGGtttgtaaatataaaaatttgacaaaaaagaAGTTTTCAAAGATTAAattgcatataaaatatcatttatccaatcttgatgaaaaaaatattaatgggcatgagaaatgaaaaggaaatttgtttttaaaataatagttatgtaaagatataaaaaaaaaaaaaagaaaagaaaaagaatgtgGAGAAAAATGAAACCAGCTCTTTGAGGGAGAGAAATCCAGTTGCCACCAGTTCCATATTTGTGAAGATAATTCTTCAAAGTAGCATCTTCTTCAGGAGACCATGGCCCTCTTTTCACATTTGTTTTATCACAACAAGGTGCTCTTCCCATTTTTATTCCACTAACAAACAACCCCTTAATTATTAAAACAATAGGATTTTTATTTGGTTCAGAAATACAGATCAGTACTTCAAATCAAGAAATAGAGACTCAAAATTTAAAGGATCCAATTGCTGAGTTTCAGTCCTTGTTTGGTTTTGGGTTTTTATAAATGTAACAGTGACCCTTGACTTAATATgactttggtttttttttaaaataaattaataaatatttttttattaaataaatttaaaagttattgTTGTGTATTATTGGTGTTTGTTTGTTTACTTTTCCCTTGGTATATACTTTAAAGGATAAACCTAGTCAAACAATTTTAACACATGGATtgatcactttttttttcttgttataaAAGGCCTACCTAAGGAAACCAACTGAGGGAGGTGTGGAGGTTGCTTTTTGTCACTCCTAGAAACtattaaattttgaattgaTTCGGAATGTGAAAGAAAATTAGTAGATCATAATTCAAATACTTTgacttataatttataattgtcTTCACCGTAAAATATTGGATAATtgagttaaaattaatttgcatCCGGATTCTTTTGATAtgttttcttcttgtttttaaacattttcaaTTTCACGTTATCATTTTGAGTCGAAAAGCAATACATCTCTagtcattttttatattttgagtcTACATTTGTTGCATCATTAATTCGTTATAATTATTTGTCCTTCCAAAAGATATTACTccctttgttttcatttgttttttcaatttactttttgcacagttttcaatgtaaattttaagccttaatatATCCAAATACgcatcattaaaaattatagaaaactatatacattaagacgaaactaacgagatctcacataaatatatttttatcatctatatatggcttaaaaatcttaatcaaatttctctctccaaaatagaatattctaaacgaAAATAACATTAAGAAACGAAGGAAGTactaactaaaaaaattattattattattactatatatatatatatatatatatatatatatatatatatatatatatatatatatatttaacaaTTCATTGATAAATTTAGATCCTAAATTGTTGTTTCTTTTtctaatatataaaagaaaattaatgttTCATGGCTTGTACAAAGACATAAAAACTCACAATACAAAGTCGACTTGAGAAATAGCAAATATGGTAAATATTTCTAGAAATAAAGatgcaacaaaaataaaatcatttagatttgtaatttaatttaggTATTGTCTTTCAActtttatcttaatttttatcttatatGATATGTCTCATTTTAACCGAATTTTAGACCATGTCAGACTCGAATTATCACCTCAAGAGTGAGCTATAGCTTCAAATTAAAGTTGATTATCATCATTGTAGTAATTAAGTAAGTTACTTAAAAAACTACTCTAATTAATTGACAAATTCggtcattttcattattttttatcttatacTATGTGATACTTATTCACCAACTGAAACAAAACTCGATTGGTGATTgtcattgtgttttttttttaatatttattgttaAGTAATTAGCCCTACAATATTCAAAATCTCTTCCTATTCCCTTGAACTGGGGTCTGTAATGTGTTGGTCTAATTTGTTGTATTGGAGTAGTATTGTACAAGAGTCAAGACACACACAATGACCCAATTATATACTACTATTATTTGCATTATGTTcgctaataataaattattaaacattTGCAAATTGCAAGTTGGTCACGTTTTACTCTTCAAGCTGCACCGCAAAGaaggaaaaacaacaacaaaaagttTGGTTTTCAAGGGAAAGACCAGAATTTCTAAAGCTTTCTTCCGTCGTGCTACTCACGCACTCTTATGGTATGAGAACCGCAGCCTACCTAGTTGACTTTTTGCATATTGTCATAAATATTACTGTTCATTAATCAATTTtaccaaaagtttaaaaattatagaaaaatttagcatgttttatatatactttattaCTATAAGGCCGTGATAATTCGTCGCATGATCACTCCGTGGGCCCATTTTTATGGACGCACCCACGGGGCACTTGTGGGCTCGAGCCTACAAATCCACGAATGAAGAGCATTGACTTGCATACAACACTTGATGAGTTTCACTCTTTCCTAAAACCATATCTATTAGAAGGATTACCCATCAAGCATTATATACATGTCTACAACCAACTATTTTTAGTGATCTGGATCTTcttcacatgtgaagtatttccgaGAATTACGTCCCTTATACGAAATCCCTTTAGACTAGAAATGTAGATGCAAGTATGCAACAAATACCCTCctcatatataatattaagtATTTCATTTAAAAGAGGGATGAATGACATTTGAACAATGTTAATGTTAGTGTTAGTGTCAGTGTTAGTGTTATTAGGGAACAAATgtaactaaaataatttttaagctgatggttgagatttcaagatatgttatatattattacgTGCCTTAATAGAAAAgccttttaaaataaaagtgtaAATATAACACATGTTTTCCTTATACATGGTACTAAATATTATTTAAGTTAGCTAGCGTTCATTTTTTTCATGATACTTGCAATGTTAAGTGGTAGTACGAAGGTGTTCAACGGGAATGTATATGTTGTGAATGTTGATAAAACCTTTTATTCGTGTTGAGGTGAGTGATAATGTCTAATAATTTTAAACTTATAATTGTATTATCGAAAATGACTTCAAataataattcttttaatattattacatttgtcaataattgtaaaaaaaaatttaaatacatAGTTTACTCGAAAATCATGAAGCAAAAAATCacaagataaattttttttctctaataaattaTGTACAAAGGTTATTTATCAGGAAACTATCAATAGATGCATGCTACATTGCTACCAATTAGGCAATTACATATAATTTGCAACTTTAaatgtcaaggaatcaactcaactaaaagatTAAACTCATAGTTGAGGctccaaaatataatatatactctaGCATATCCAGTCGATAACCCTTTAGGCTATAAGTGTGAATGCAGCACGGGTCCTCCTCATACCtgacgctaaatattccactttaaacgagggatggttgagattccaactcgtgacctcttgtcatacTGGTTTTTATATCATGTTAAGAAACCAGCTCAACCAAGAGTTTAAGTTTATGGTTGAGGCCTCAAAAtacttatatattatatactctaacattaaGATTAAATTAAATCTGATTTATCATACTAGttctaatacattaaaaatgaaagattaatctaaaaattaatttcaaaattttgtaGAATGTCATTATATTGTTACAAACATTTTATATAatctaataatacactaattatACTTGGTGTTGTATTGGCTTTTTGATGAATAAGATCCGTAGTCAAATAAATATTAGGCAAGGTTTGAATAATATggattaagtaataaaaaagaaGTCAATTATATATCTACCAAAGTAATATTTATACAATAAGTTAATCCTTTATTAAATATTCACGTAATTTTAACGTAGTCATATTCATTTAGGAGACAATGATACTAGCTAGACAGTGATAGGATTACACCATATAAACATGCATATATCatataattcaaatatataataatttaaaataaattaattaatttatgcaACTTGATTTATTAAacaaatagaaaatatattacaaaatttGACTCTATAGACGACCTTGTTTTGGGTGTTGAAGAAGTAAGTTCTCACaaacattaattattattgGATGTACGTCCTTTCTCATTTTCTCCAATATAGCATTTTCATGCCTACTTgtgattttttgaatatatatGTAACGTCAAGTTGCATCTTATAGATAGTCAATTGGCATTCTTTTAATGTTTACTTTCGGAAAATTTGATTGTAATAAGATTGGAGAATTTCGTAAAGATAAAGTAAAAAATTAGTTGTTTTTTGTGTACGTGATGAGAATCggatataaaatatgaatagtGTTGAATTTATCATATGGAGTCTTAACTAAAAAGGGAAAATTCACCCAGTGTGTACATGAAGCAATGTCTGTTTAAATTTTAGGAAGATGGTAGACTTTAACCGCAGATCAAAGTATTGTAGTTGCACAAATGatcaaatgagacggtctcaaagaccatctctattgggctaGCCTTGTACACTTATTATCTTAAAATGATTAAGTAATTAATcataatcttaaagtaatcaaacaGATAAATGGGTTAACTATATGGTTTCATGTCATAGTGAGATAGTCTTATACAAGAGTTGTAGAGTCTTaagcaaaaatcttaaatatgAACGTTAAAAAgctatgaaaaaaatataatcccATTATTCTAGTTTGAATATTGATGAAATATGGTtgacaaaataattaaactttcaaacaataataataatcgtcaACAAGCATATCAATAATTTGATGATAGATCAAAATACATGTATTGTTTACAAGCATatcaataatttaataatatactTAAACTATGTGTAATTAAAGTCTCTGATCAGTAACTGTAGAATATTTAActttatattttactattattgttagaatataaaacaTATTCAATCAAATGCTTAATCTGATAATTAAATTCTCAATATATATGTCATAtgcattaataattattaaattagtaTTGCTTTACTTATATTAAGTTGGGGATGAATGATATATGATAACATGTTCCTATTTTAATAATCCCATGCTCAACTTTTCCGGAATGAATTACAAACTCGAACTCATTAAATATGCATACcaaaaatttgaagaaattatGTTAGTATGCATTAACTCACTGCTAAATCAGGAAATGTAGTTGATTTCTTACTACTCCTTTAATCTTTGAATGACATAtacttcatttttattattttatttaatttttagagataataaaactaataaattaaaatatgtggttaatataaaaaaatatataatcatattaatttaataattaaaagtagCAAAATCGATGAGTCgacctaaataaaaaaaatttaactaatatatataaaataggttgaatataaaaaaaatgtttgagaTATTTTTCAAATTCAGATTCAATTTAGATGGCCCTCTTGTTGAAAAACATCTAATATGTTTGAATCAGAGGaaggttgactaacatataattTTGATGAACTTCTCCTCTTATTACCAATTGGTATAAGGATGAAACCTTATCATGTTTATGTGTAGTTAACTCTCCTCTTGTGTAtgtcttattagttattatataCAAGTTCAATAACAAATTTACCACTTATCTCCTAACCATCCTCTTTTCTCTGTTTGACTCTGtaccaaaaaacttaaaatataaataaaatcataattattaactattaagtatataatatattatagaaCCTGAAGGATCAActtaagttgatagttgagACCTTATAATATGTTAACAGTTTCAACATTCAAATAAagaaatctttttgaaaaatccCTTGCTTTTTCATAAAAGTTAATGTATGACATATATAGATCTAGATAATGTGAATCTTTGATAAATCAAACATTTCATGAATAGTCATTTCTTGTAACGGCATCATTTTTGATTTAGACAAATAGTTACTTGTGGTTTTTCCCAATTCTTGATTATTTTTACAACCGCCAAAAGTTTACTCTAAGGTGATAAAATGCTATAAATGACTTTTCTTCCTGTTTTTCTGTTTACACCCAAattaatagaagtattattaTACCACtaaataaagtatatatatttatatcttaACTTTAgacaaaaatggaaaaataagaTTATCACAAAGTCATAATACTGTAAGAAGCCACTTCTATTGAAGGAGTTAGAGTAGAGAAGTCCCCTCACACATTTATTCAATCATTCCATGCTCTCTTTTTCCCTTTAGCTTACTAATACTTAATTGTCTTCATAGTTAGATTAAAAGGTATCGTATATCATTATGTATGCCATATAAGTATGTATACATAAATCTTAAGTTCTAAATTACCCTTTTGTCTCTTTgaaattgttaaattgtttCTGAAATAGTGATATTTTCCTCATAATATGTCATTATCAGACTTAAATAGTAATTTTAAAATGACGAAAAAGTATGTACATGTTGTAAACCATACTAAagtacatttattttttgtgtaattttacattaattttaagTTGCAAATTATCTTTTCGTCTTTTCAAAATTGTTACTGGTAATGGCATTTTcctcacaaaatattattatcagACATTAGTAGCAACCACATATGGAAGGAAAACTATATACCTATTGTAAACCACACTTaagtatgtttatttttttgtgtaaattaaagaaatacattaaagaaaacttaaacTTATGGCTTCAAGGTCACATttatctctttctttttctaattttagatGCCTTAATAAATTAAGAGTGTGGCGGGGAGACCTTAAACTTTAAACTCATGTACGCGGTTCACTATATTTTTGACTTGGTCTTTCTTACCTTATGATAAGAGAGCAAGTACCACTAAATGTGAAAAATAAAACTACATAGGTTATGATGGAAACAAAAAAGAGATGCGTA belongs to Amaranthus tricolor cultivar Red isolate AtriRed21 chromosome 17, ASM2621246v1, whole genome shotgun sequence and includes:
- the LOC130803972 gene encoding transcription factor MYB36-like — encoded protein: MGRAPCCDKTNVKRGPWSPEEDATLKNYLHKYGTGGNWISLPQRAGLKRCGKSCRLRWLNYLRPDIKHGAFSEEEDNIIISLYYKMGSRWSVIAANLPGRTDNDVKNHWNTKLKKKLFGGSNNNNNNVNKFNPSIIPKIEVPFNYTNIFNHNNSSIFNVNPQSSIPTPSISPSYVDNNGTNHNFNHDHDHDHHNQIYVPNFPSFSNLLAQCSTPTSSTSLLPNFTTLDHSYNANYDSSHSINYSRNPFYQLTSSFTGPENIGPPEKVSSVSDSSLIVNESSLEDDPFLAELGFGSIQEVMINPTCGYGDGEDIKPQLHGLGQSVAN